The Arthrobacter zhaoxinii sequence GCCCTTGGACGCGCGGACCTTCAGCTGCCCGCGGTCCGTCACCATGGCCTGGGTTTCATCCGTCCAGACGCCCGTCGCGTTGACCACCTGGCTCGCGGCAATGTCGAACTCGCTGCCGGTTTCCTGGTCACGGACCCGGGCGCCGACCACGCGTTCCCCCTCCCGCAGGAAGTCGACGACGGCGAGCCGGTTCACCACGGCCGCACCGTAATGCGCGGCCGTGCGGACCATGTTGGCCACGTACCGGGCGTCATCCACCTGGCCGTCGTAGTACCGGATGGCGCCCACCATGGCGTTATCCTTCAGGCTCGGAGCCATCCGAAGTGTCTGGCCCCGGGTCAGGTGCTTCTGCATGGGCACCCCCCGGGAATTCCCGGAGGTCATGCCCATGGTGTCGTACAGGAAAATACCGGCGCCCACGTACGGCCGCTCAATGAACCGCTTGGTCAGCGGGTACAGGAAGGCCACCGGCTTGACCAGATGGGGGGCGATCCGCTGCAGCAGCAGGCCGCGCTCCTTCAATGCTTCCTGGACCAGCGCAAAGTCCAGCATCTCCAGGTAGCGCAGGCCGCCGTGGATCAGCTTGGAGGAGCGCGACGAGGTGCCCGATGCCCAGTCCCGGGCCTCCACCATGCCGACCTTCAGCCCCCGCGTCACCGCGTCCAGCGCCGCGCCGGCGCCGACCACGCCGCCGCCGACGATCAGGATGTCCAGCTCATTGCCCGGCCGGGTGGTTGCCTGGAGCCGGTCCATGGCATCCATCCGGTACTCGGGGCTCAGGGCGTCTGCAGTCATGGTCCAGGTTCCTCTCTAGGGTCCTGCCGTAGCTGCGTCCACTCTATGGGCTGGGCGCCGGTATTTACAGGTTGTACTGGTACGGCGATACCAGCACTTCGATGCGCTGGAAGGCCTTCAGGTCCGAGTAGCCGGTGGTGGCCATTGCCCGGCGCAGGGCACCCATGAGGTTGGAGGTTCCGTTGGTGTGGTGCGAGGGGCCCCAGAGGACCTCCTTCAACGGTCCCACCGTGTCCAGGCGGACCCTGTCGCCGCGCGGCAGCTCGCTGTGGTGCGCTTCCTGCCCCCAGTGCCAGCCCTGCCCCGGTGCCTCTTCGGCACGGGCCAGCGCGGAACCGAGCATCACGGCGTCGGCGCCCATGGCGAAGGCCTTGATGATGTCGCCGCTGGTGCCCATGCCGCCGTCGGCGATCACGTGTACGTACCGTCCGCCGGACTCGTCCATGTAGTCCCGGCGGGCCTCGGCGATGTCGGAAATGGCGGTTGCCATCGGGGCGTGGATGCCCAGCGCCCGCCGGGTGGTGGTGGTGGCGCCGCCGCCGAAGCCGACCAGGACGCCCGCGGCGCCGGTGCGCATCAGGTGCAGGGCCGGGGTGTAGCCGGCCGCTCCGCCGACGATCACGGGAACGTCGAGTTCGTAGATGAACTGCTTCAGGTTCAGCGGTTCCACGGTCTTGGACACGTGCTCGGCGGACACGGTGGTGCCGCGGATGACGAAGACGTCGACGCCGGCGGCCAGGACGGTCTTGTAGAACTCCTGGGTGCGCTGCGGGGTGAGCGAGCCGGCAACCGTCACGCCGGCGTCGCGCATTTCGGCCAGGCGGGAGCTGATCAGTTCGGCCCGGATGGGAGCGTTGTAGATTTCCTGCAGGCGGCGGGTGGCTTCGGGGTTGAAGTTGTCGCTGCTGAGGGCGGCAATCTCGTCCAGCAGCGGTTCCGGATCCTCGTACCTGGTCCACAGGCCCTCGAGGTTCAGTACGCCGAGCCCGCCGAGCCTGCCGAGGGCAATCGCCGATGCCGGAGACATCACCGAGTCCATCGGGGCGCCGATGACCGGCATCTCGAACTGATAGGCATCGATCTGCCAGTTGATGGAAACATCCTGGGGGTCACGGGTGCGCCGCGAGGGCACAATCGCTACGTCATCCAGGGAGTAGGCTCTGCGCCCATGCTTGCCACGGCCAATTTCTATCTCGTTACTCACGTCCCTAGGTTATCCCAGTGCACGTCCTGAGCCGGAAAGCTGCCGGTAATGGCCCTCGGGAGTCAGCGAACAGCCGCCGCCGCGGCCCTTAAAGCCCGAGGGCAGCCCCCGCACGGTACGCGGGAGCTGCCCTCGGCATTCGGAACCGGTTTAGCGGCGTCCGTAGTTCGGCGCTTCGGCCGTCATCATGATGTCGTGCGGGTGGGATTCCTTCAGCCCGGCCGGGGTGATCCGGACGAACTTGCCCTTTGCCTTCAGCTCGGGGATGGTGCGTGCACCCGTGTAGAACATGGTCTGGCGCAGGCCGCCGACCAGCTGGTGGGCCACGGCGGACAGCGGACCGCGGTAGGGCACCTGGCCCTCGATGCCTTCCGGGATCAGCTTCTCGTCGCTGGGGACGTCGGCCTGGAAGTAGCGGTCCTTGGAGTAGGAGGTGTTCTTGCCCCGGGACTGCATGGCGCCCAGCGAACCCATGCCGCGGTAGGACTTGAACTGCTTGCCGTTGACGAAGACCAGGTCGCCCGGGCTTTCGGCGGATCCGGCGAGCAGGCCGCCGAGCATGACGGTGTCGGCGCCGGCCACGATGGCCTTGCCGATGTCGCCCGAGTACTGCAGGCCGCCGTCGGCGATCAGCGGAACGCCGGCCGGAATGGCGGCCTTGGAGGCCTCATAGATGGCCGTGATCTGCGGGACGCCCACACCGGCAACAACGCGGGTGGTGCAGATGGAGCCCGGTCCGACGCCCACCTTGACGGCGTCGGCGCCGGCGTCGATCAGGGCCTGGGCGCCTTCGCGGGTGGCTGCCTGGCCGCCGATGATGTCCACGTGTGCGGCCGCAGGGTCCTTCTTGAGGCGGGCAATCATTTCCAGCACGCCTGCACTGTGGCCGTTGGCGGTGTCCACCACGAGGATGTCGACGCCGGCCTCCACCATGGACATGGCGCGTTCGTAGCCGTCGCCGAAGAAGCCGATGGCTGCGCCGACGCGCAGGCGGCCCTCGTCGTCCTTGGTGGCGAGCGGGTACTGCTCGGCCTTGTCAAAGTCCTTGACGGTGATCAGGCCCTGCAGCTTGCCTGCGTCGTCCACCAGCGGCAGCTTCTCAATGCGGTTCTTGCCCAGCAGCTCCATTGTTTCTTCGGCGCTGATGCCGACCCGGCCGGTGATGAGCGGCATGCGGGTCATGACCTCTTCGACCTTGCGGCTCGGGTAGTCGGCACGCGGAATGAAGCGGGTGTCGCGGTTGGTGACGATGCCCAGCAGGGTGTTTTGGGTGTCCACCACCGGCAGTCCCGAAACACGGAAATGTGCGCAGAGGTCGTCGAGTTCCTGCAGGGTGGCGTCCGGGGAAATGGTCACCGGGTTGGTGATCATGCCGGATTCGCTGCGCTTGACCCGGTCAACGTGCTCGGCCTGGTCGGCGATGGAAAGGTTCCGGTGGATCACGCCGAGGCCGCCCTGCCGGGCCATGGCGATGGCCATGCGGGATTCGGTCACGGTGTCCATCGCGGCCGAGAGCAGCGGAGTCTGTACGGTGATGCGCTTAGACAGCCGGGAGCTGGTGTCGGCTTCAGAGGGAATGACATCCGTCGGGCCGGGCAGCAGGAGGACGTCGTCGTAGGTGAGGCCGACGAAGCCGAACGGATCGTGTTCTGGGTACTGCTGACTCAAAGCTGCGCCTCTTTCGGGGATGAGAGGAAGGAAAAGGCCCGATTTAGCCTGTACCCATCGTAAAACGAAAGCGGGCCCGCCCCTATTCCGCCCCGAAGGTATCTGCCGTGTGTGAGAGATGCCACGGCAAAGCAAAGGCCCCGCCCCCGGAAGTGACTTCCAAGGGCGGGACCCGGGCCGTTTTCCGCACGGTGAGGTGCGGAGCAGGGCTAATTAGTGCTGGTGACCGTGGTCATCATCCTGTTCAGCCGGCTTGTCCACCACGAGGGCTTCGGTGGTGAGCACCAGCGAAGCGATCGAGGCAGCATTGCGCAGTGCCGAGCGGGTGACCTTGACCGGGTCGATGATGCCGGCAGCAATGAGGTCTTCGTACTCGCCGGTGGCGGCGTTGAAACCGTTGTTGATTTCCAGCTCGCCAACCTTGGCAACGACGACCATGCCTTCGGAACCGGCATTCTCGGCGATCCAGCGCAGCGGCTGGGCCAGTGCACGGCGGACCAGGCCGACGGCGGTGGCGGCGTCGCCCTGCAGCTTCGTCACCTCCGGATCGGTGTCCAGTGCGCGGGCGGCGTGGACCAGTGCGGAACCGCCGCCGGCCACGATGCCTTCTTCGAGTGCGGCGCGGGTGGAGGAAACGGCATCTTCGATGCGGTGCTTCTTTTCCTTCAGTTCCACCTCGGTGGCTGCACCCACGCGGATGACGCCGATACCGCCGGAGAGCTTGGCCAGGCGTTCCTGCAGCTTCTCGCGGTCCCAGTCGGAATCGGTGCGCTCAATCTCGGCACGGATCTGTGCCACGCGGTCGGCGACGTCGGCTTCGGAGCCCGTGCCGTCA is a genomic window containing:
- the guaB gene encoding IMP dehydrogenase is translated as MSQQYPEHDPFGFVGLTYDDVLLLPGPTDVIPSEADTSSRLSKRITVQTPLLSAAMDTVTESRMAIAMARQGGLGVIHRNLSIADQAEHVDRVKRSESGMITNPVTISPDATLQELDDLCAHFRVSGLPVVDTQNTLLGIVTNRDTRFIPRADYPSRKVEEVMTRMPLITGRVGISAEETMELLGKNRIEKLPLVDDAGKLQGLITVKDFDKAEQYPLATKDDEGRLRVGAAIGFFGDGYERAMSMVEAGVDILVVDTANGHSAGVLEMIARLKKDPAAAHVDIIGGQAATREGAQALIDAGADAVKVGVGPGSICTTRVVAGVGVPQITAIYEASKAAIPAGVPLIADGGLQYSGDIGKAIVAGADTVMLGGLLAGSAESPGDLVFVNGKQFKSYRGMGSLGAMQSRGKNTSYSKDRYFQADVPSDEKLIPEGIEGQVPYRGPLSAVAHQLVGGLRQTMFYTGARTIPELKAKGKFVRITPAGLKESHPHDIMMTAEAPNYGRR
- a CDS encoding GuaB3 family IMP dehydrogenase-related protein, which produces MSNEIEIGRGKHGRRAYSLDDVAIVPSRRTRDPQDVSINWQIDAYQFEMPVIGAPMDSVMSPASAIALGRLGGLGVLNLEGLWTRYEDPEPLLDEIAALSSDNFNPEATRRLQEIYNAPIRAELISSRLAEMRDAGVTVAGSLTPQRTQEFYKTVLAAGVDVFVIRGTTVSAEHVSKTVEPLNLKQFIYELDVPVIVGGAAGYTPALHLMRTGAAGVLVGFGGGATTTTRRALGIHAPMATAISDIAEARRDYMDESGGRYVHVIADGGMGTSGDIIKAFAMGADAVMLGSALARAEEAPGQGWHWGQEAHHSELPRGDRVRLDTVGPLKEVLWGPSHHTNGTSNLMGALRRAMATTGYSDLKAFQRIEVLVSPYQYNL